The proteins below come from a single Tachypleus tridentatus isolate NWPU-2018 chromosome 13, ASM421037v1, whole genome shotgun sequence genomic window:
- the LOC143236534 gene encoding uncharacterized protein LOC143236534: MKVSKNGEILMDKKDILNRWSKYIGELYNDNRNPTPHIEIDTGGHPIMLDEVEHAMKKIHKGKAAGPDDIPNELLLALKEVGIQEVTKLLNTIYDTGEIPEDFKKISLYCIAEKARNN, translated from the coding sequence ATGAAGGTCTCTAAGAATGGAGAAATCTTGATGGATAAAAAAGATATACTTAACAGATGGTCAAAATATATTGGGGAACTATACAACGACAACAGAAACCCAACCCCACACATAGAAATAGACACAGGAGGCCATCCAATTATGCTTGATGAAGTGGAACATGCAATGAAGAAGATACATAAAGGCAAAGCAGCTGGTCCAGACGACATACCCAATGAACTTTTATTAGCCCTAAAAGAAGTGGGAATTCAGGAAGTGACAAaactactgaacactatttatgaCACGGGTGAAATACCGGAagactttaaaaaaatcagtcTTTATTGCATTGCCGAAAAAGCCCGGAACAACTGA